A single Ignavibacteriales bacterium DNA region contains:
- a CDS encoding LPS-assembly protein LptD, whose translation MIVFPALLLFLSLSLQAQDTPPVPKDAPVVTDTAITGPARSGVDSVIYTSAKDSLIFSVSKKNMDLYGSGNVRYKDTELSAGKVFIDFNKNEIEATGVKTDTSDELSESPVLSDKGEEYRGSRMRYNYKTTKGFITYAKTKEAETSYSGARIKKVTKDTYFVENGVYSTCDADEPHYYFFGSEMKVIQKEQLVGKWIWLAFNNVPFPIPLPFAVVPLESGRRSGFLAPAYGERQGFGKYFSRFGYFWALSDYSDVNLTADYYLKGGYTFNSRFRYAERYSFTGQLEASYSNLFSGEETDPDFTRTTEYKVSWNHNQTIDPTSRFDANMQFMSGSFYRQTSADYNQLLTNDIYSNASYSKSWEEWGSSMSVNYSRRQNLESGDINEVLPSLYFTKSQFYPFRTSKLQSNQSWYEMVGVSYSGQFQNKRDKTDGDLRIRGGVQHTASIGASPKLGYISISPSFNYREAWYNKQIVKTAKVSAFSGNDTVVTDDVNKISMVRLFSLSANATTKLYGVFNANQLGIAAVRHILQPSIGVSFQPDFSTDGWGYYDHYTLSDGSRVKYNKYEREIFGGASQGESRLLTMRLDNLFEMKTMVDPTDTTSKEKKIQLLNFGADLNYDMAADSLRFSDLRLSYRTQVGDILNISGFSSYTFYDFDQNKGTINRFLASEGRGLMRLKSLSFSISTTLSGDRLKPETPAGQQNQDEIPVEDPLFRDNNANYRGIYDVPEADFTIPWSLSLNYNYSLSKPSPSLSTSYSNVSTNLNFNLTKNWKFILVGSYDFDKKQFAAPQVTVSRDLHCWIMNFTWNPIGSYTGYRFEIKVKASQLQDLKITKTDRFFGGR comes from the coding sequence ATGATTGTTTTCCCGGCTCTTTTGCTTTTTCTTTCACTTTCACTTCAGGCGCAGGATACCCCGCCGGTTCCCAAGGATGCCCCGGTTGTTACAGATACAGCCATTACCGGCCCTGCCCGGAGCGGGGTGGACTCAGTTATTTACACTTCCGCAAAGGATTCCCTCATCTTCTCTGTCTCGAAAAAAAATATGGATCTTTACGGCTCAGGTAATGTCCGCTATAAAGATACAGAACTGAGCGCGGGAAAGGTATTTATTGATTTTAACAAGAATGAAATTGAGGCGACCGGTGTAAAAACTGATACATCAGATGAGCTTTCTGAAAGTCCCGTTCTGAGTGACAAGGGGGAGGAATACCGCGGCTCACGTATGCGTTATAATTACAAAACCACAAAGGGCTTTATTACGTATGCAAAGACAAAAGAAGCTGAAACTTCTTACTCCGGTGCGCGAATAAAAAAGGTGACCAAGGATACCTACTTTGTTGAGAATGGTGTATACAGCACCTGTGATGCCGATGAGCCTCACTATTACTTCTTCGGCAGTGAAATGAAAGTAATCCAGAAAGAGCAGCTTGTGGGTAAATGGATTTGGCTGGCATTTAACAATGTGCCCTTTCCTATTCCGCTTCCGTTCGCTGTGGTTCCGCTTGAGTCGGGCAGGCGTTCAGGATTTCTGGCTCCGGCTTACGGAGAGCGCCAGGGTTTTGGTAAATATTTCTCCCGCTTCGGCTACTTCTGGGCGCTGAGTGACTACTCTGATGTTAATCTGACCGCTGATTATTATCTGAAAGGGGGATATACATTTAACAGCCGGTTCAGATATGCGGAGCGATACAGTTTTACAGGACAACTTGAGGCCAGTTATTCAAATCTCTTTTCAGGAGAGGAGACAGATCCTGATTTCACCCGTACAACCGAATATAAGGTAAGCTGGAATCATAACCAGACTATTGACCCGACCAGCCGTTTTGACGCCAATATGCAGTTTATGTCAGGAAGCTTCTACCGGCAGACAAGCGCTGACTATAACCAGCTTCTGACCAATGATATATACTCCAACGCATCCTATTCCAAGAGCTGGGAGGAGTGGGGAAGCAGTATGTCTGTCAACTATTCACGCCGCCAGAATCTTGAGTCGGGGGATATAAACGAAGTGCTTCCGTCTCTTTATTTCACCAAGTCACAGTTCTATCCGTTCCGCACCAGCAAACTGCAGTCAAACCAGAGCTGGTACGAAATGGTTGGCGTCAGCTACAGCGGTCAGTTTCAGAATAAGAGAGATAAAACAGACGGTGACCTGAGAATCCGCGGCGGTGTGCAGCACACCGCATCCATCGGCGCCTCGCCAAAGCTGGGATATATAAGCATCTCCCCCTCATTTAACTACCGGGAAGCTTGGTATAACAAGCAGATCGTGAAGACTGCTAAAGTCTCTGCTTTTTCCGGCAACGACACCGTGGTTACGGATGATGTAAATAAAATATCTATGGTACGGCTTTTCAGTCTTTCCGCGAACGCGACCACTAAACTTTACGGAGTATTTAACGCTAATCAGCTTGGTATAGCAGCGGTTCGCCACATTCTTCAGCCCTCAATCGGGGTGAGCTTTCAGCCAGATTTTTCCACTGACGGCTGGGGCTATTATGATCATTACACCCTGAGTGACGGAAGCCGGGTAAAGTATAATAAATATGAGCGTGAAATCTTTGGCGGAGCTTCTCAGGGGGAAAGCCGTCTTCTTACCATGCGTCTGGATAATCTCTTTGAAATGAAAACCATGGTTGATCCGACTGATACCACATCCAAAGAGAAAAAAATTCAGCTCCTTAACTTTGGTGCTGATCTTAATTATGATATGGCTGCGGACAGTCTCCGCTTTTCCGATTTGCGGCTGAGTTACCGCACGCAGGTTGGAGATATACTGAATATCAGCGGATTTTCCAGCTACACCTTTTACGACTTTGACCAGAACAAGGGAACAATAAACCGTTTTCTCGCTTCTGAGGGGCGCGGACTGATGCGGCTGAAATCTCTGAGTTTTTCCATCTCTACAACACTTTCAGGTGACCGGCTGAAACCGGAAACTCCCGCAGGGCAGCAAAATCAGGATGAGATTCCGGTTGAAGACCCGCTTTTCAGAGATAACAACGCGAACTACCGCGGTATATATGATGTGCCGGAAGCTGATTTCACCATACCGTGGAGTCTTTCTCTTAATTATAACTACAGTCTTTCAAAGCCGAGTCCTTCACTCAGCACCTCTTATTCAAACGTCAGCACAAATTTAAATTTTAATCTGACCAAGAACTGGAAGTTTATTCTGGTCGGCAGTTATGATTTTGACAAGAAACAGTTTGCCGCACCTCAGGTTACCGTAAGCCGTGATCTTCACTGCTGGATTATGAACTTCACCTGGAATCCGATTGGCAGCTACACCGGTTACCGCTTTGA